In the genome of Gloeotrichia echinulata CP02, one region contains:
- the purC gene encoding phosphoribosylaminoimidazolesuccinocarboxamide synthase, whose translation MSVHSKLYEGKAKILYTTDNPEVLLADFKDDATAFNAQKRGSIVGKGHINCSISSKLFQELEVHGIKTHFIDSPAPNQMRVKAVTILPLEVVVRNIAAGSLCKQTGLPLGQVLKQPLVEFYYKNDDLGDPLLTRDRLYLMELATAEQVDAITHLALQINQFLKDFWQRCGITLVDFKLEFGLDSQQQLLLADEISPDTCRLWDTLEADPNRRVMDKDRFRQDLGNIENAYQEVLQRVLQVVDSKN comes from the coding sequence ATGTCTGTTCATTCCAAGCTCTACGAAGGCAAAGCCAAAATTCTCTATACAACGGACAATCCAGAAGTATTATTGGCTGATTTCAAAGATGATGCCACTGCCTTTAATGCCCAAAAACGGGGTAGTATCGTCGGCAAAGGGCATATTAATTGTAGCATTTCCAGTAAATTATTTCAAGAACTAGAGGTGCATGGTATTAAAACTCACTTTATAGACAGCCCAGCCCCAAACCAAATGCGGGTGAAGGCTGTGACGATATTACCATTAGAAGTTGTCGTCAGAAATATTGCTGCTGGTAGTCTGTGTAAACAAACAGGATTACCACTGGGTCAGGTTCTCAAACAACCCTTGGTAGAGTTTTATTATAAAAATGACGACTTAGGCGATCCGTTATTGACACGCGATCGCCTCTACCTGATGGAACTAGCCACAGCGGAACAAGTTGACGCCATTACTCATCTAGCATTGCAAATCAATCAATTTCTCAAGGATTTTTGGCAGCGGTGCGGTATTACTTTAGTAGACTTCAAACTAGAGTTTGGTTTGGACTCACAACAGCAGTTACTCTTGGCAGATGAAATTAGCCCTGATACTTGTCGTTTATGGGACACCCTAGAAGCAGACCCTAACCGCCGAGTTATGGACAAAGACCGTTTCCGCCAGGATTTAGGAAATATTGAAAATGCCTACCAGGAGGTATTACAAAGGGTATTACAAGTTGTAGACAGTAAAAATTAA
- a CDS encoding GAF domain-containing protein: MTLPNPGSVLTTLTELTQVNRTQALLSRVKDFSVNEFICLLDFITAEFQQFLRAIDLINNEALETMLEKVLEAITLKIGQILQAEHTAIFLVDYDKNHLWSKVPQDNTQRSLEIRSPITVGIPGHVASTGQYLNISDTSTHPLFSPELEKQMGYKIRNILCMPVMSSKNQTVAVVQLANKAGNLIFDEDDEARFRDFASSIGIILETCQSFYVAARNQRGATALLRATQTLGQSLDLEATLQIVMEQARILMQADRSTLFLYLKEMGELWTKVAAAADGTNLREIRIPCNRGIAGYVASTGEAVNISDAYKDPRFDPSTDRKTGYITRNILCLPVFNSANELIGVTQLINKQKGSFTASDEEFMRAFNIQAGIALENARLFENVLLEKQYQKDILQSLSDAVISTDMAGRIVTINDAALELLGCPLGEANTKSHKLLWEQNLINRLVWEVVPIENLQMRLEDSLKFAAKHYVPEQSLNVGLHQLSTECLTANETQDSGLNHSHNSKSAESPTQHSILVVRDRTNPDVFIPWNQSLTPESQLLSASEVQKLERSINLTVNPLTNPEGGVRGGLVVLEDISQEKRMKTTMYRYLTPHVAEQVMALGEDALMVGERKEVTILFSDIRGYTTLTENLGAAEVVSLLNQYFETMVEAVFNYEGTLDKFIGDALMAVFGAPLPLIENHAWRAVQAALDMRQRLAEFNRRRIIQAQPQINIGIGISSGEVVSGNIGSQKRMDYTVIGDGVNLSSRLEGVTKEYHCDIILSEFTYKLCSDRIWVRQLDKIRVKGKHEAVNIYELISDRTTPLDPTIEEFLSHYDIGRAAYVSGDFTQAIACFEAAKNIRPQDQAVRIHLERAHNYQQTPPPDSWDGVWTMIAK, from the coding sequence CAGAACACACAGCTATTTTTTTAGTAGACTATGACAAAAATCATCTGTGGTCAAAAGTCCCCCAAGATAATACCCAAAGATCCTTAGAAATTCGCTCTCCCATTACAGTTGGCATTCCTGGACATGTTGCTAGTACAGGTCAATATCTAAATATATCAGATACCTCTACTCACCCCCTATTTAGCCCAGAATTAGAAAAGCAAATGGGCTACAAAATCCGCAATATTTTATGTATGCCGGTGATGAGTAGTAAAAATCAGACTGTCGCGGTAGTACAACTGGCAAATAAAGCTGGAAATCTGATTTTTGATGAAGATGATGAGGCACGGTTTCGAGATTTTGCTTCTTCTATTGGCATTATTCTGGAAACCTGTCAGTCTTTTTATGTAGCAGCTCGCAATCAACGAGGTGCAACGGCTCTTTTGCGAGCAACTCAGACGTTGGGGCAAAGTTTAGATTTAGAAGCAACTTTGCAGATAGTTATGGAGCAAGCCCGAATTTTAATGCAAGCAGACCGTAGCACGCTGTTTTTGTATCTTAAAGAAATGGGCGAACTTTGGACAAAGGTCGCAGCAGCGGCTGATGGTACAAACTTGAGGGAAATTCGCATTCCTTGCAACCGGGGAATTGCTGGCTATGTGGCTTCTACTGGTGAAGCTGTAAATATCTCCGATGCTTACAAAGACCCCCGTTTTGACCCCAGTACAGATAGAAAAACTGGGTATATAACTCGTAATATTCTGTGTTTACCAGTGTTTAATTCGGCAAATGAATTGATTGGGGTTACACAGTTAATTAATAAGCAAAAAGGTAGTTTTACTGCCTCAGATGAAGAATTTATGCGGGCTTTTAATATTCAAGCTGGAATTGCTTTAGAAAATGCTCGTTTGTTTGAAAATGTTTTATTAGAAAAACAATATCAAAAAGACATTCTCCAAAGTCTGTCAGATGCGGTAATTTCTACAGATATGGCAGGTCGGATTGTCACAATTAATGATGCTGCTTTGGAGTTACTTGGTTGTCCCTTGGGGGAGGCTAACACTAAAAGCCACAAGCTTTTGTGGGAACAAAATTTGATTAATCGCTTAGTTTGGGAGGTTGTGCCGATTGAAAATTTGCAAATGCGCCTGGAAGATAGTTTAAAATTTGCGGCAAAACATTATGTCCCAGAGCAAAGTTTGAATGTGGGATTGCATCAATTGAGTACTGAGTGTCTAACTGCGAATGAAACTCAGGATTCAGGACTTAATCACAGTCATAACTCTAAGTCAGCAGAGTCGCCAACTCAGCATTCAATTTTAGTAGTGCGCGATCGCACCAATCCAGATGTTTTTATCCCCTGGAATCAATCCTTGACTCCCGAATCTCAACTTTTGAGTGCTAGTGAGGTGCAAAAATTAGAACGCAGCATCAATCTCACTGTCAATCCCTTGACTAACCCAGAAGGCGGTGTACGCGGTGGTTTGGTGGTGTTGGAAGATATTAGTCAGGAAAAACGGATGAAAACTACTATGTACCGCTACCTGACCCCCCATGTCGCTGAACAAGTTATGGCTTTGGGGGAAGATGCTTTAATGGTCGGTGAGCGCAAAGAAGTTACTATCTTGTTTTCTGATATCCGAGGCTACACTACCCTTACGGAAAATCTCGGAGCGGCTGAGGTGGTATCGCTGCTTAATCAGTATTTTGAAACAATGGTGGAAGCGGTTTTTAACTACGAAGGTACCCTGGATAAGTTTATTGGTGATGCTTTGATGGCTGTATTTGGTGCCCCCCTACCGTTGATAGAAAATCATGCTTGGCGGGCTGTACAGGCGGCTTTGGATATGCGCCAACGACTCGCGGAATTTAATCGACGGCGGATTATTCAGGCGCAGCCACAAATTAATATTGGCATTGGAATTAGTTCTGGAGAAGTGGTTTCGGGTAATATCGGTTCCCAAAAACGAATGGATTACACCGTTATCGGCGACGGTGTAAATCTCAGTTCCCGATTGGAAGGAGTTACAAAAGAATATCATTGCGATATTATTTTAAGTGAATTTACTTATAAATTATGCAGCGATCGCATCTGGGTGCGTCAGTTAGATAAAATTCGCGTCAAAGGTAAACATGAAGCGGTGAATATTTACGAGTTAATTAGCGATCGCACTACTCCCCTAGACCCCACCATCGAAGAGTTTTTATCCCATTATGATATAGGACGTGCTGCTTATGTCTCTGGTGACTTTACACAAGCGATCGCCTGTTTTGAAGCCGCCAAAAACATTCGACCCCAAGACCAAGCTGTTCGTATTCATCTAGAACGCGCTCATAATTACCAGCAAACTCCACCCCCAGACTCTTGGGATGGCGTCTGGACCATGATTGCGAAGTAG